From Deinococcus humi, the proteins below share one genomic window:
- the glgX gene encoding glycogen debranching protein GlgX: protein MPTIVRTSENSQPSTRLRPGSPYPLGSTWDGKGTNFALYSENASGVELCLFDDAGEETRYPLTEQTAFVWHGYLPNIAPGQKYGYRVYGEYAPERGLRFNPNVVLLDPYAKALSGTEEFNEGVFGYVPGGEDTVMQTEDQRGAPLGVVIDPVFNWVGDRKPSIPFHQSVIYEAHVKGLTMTHPDIPEALRGTYAGVATEPMLEYLKDLGITAIEFLPVHQHLDDPFLLDKGLTNYWGYSTLSFFAPDVRYSAEAKKGNPAGAVAEFKNMVRALHDAGIEVILDVVYNHTAEGNHMGPTLSFKGIDNPTYYRLVAENPRFYFDYTGTGNSLNVRHPQTLQLIMDSLRYWVTEMHVDGFRFDLASTLARGLHEVDQLSGFFTIIHQDPIISQVKLIAEPWDVGEGGYQVGNFPVNWAEWNGIYRDDMRAFWKGEGGLASEIGYRLTGSSDLYQNDGRAPYASINFVTAHDGFTLRDSVTYEHKHNDANGEGNNDGHNHNISWNCGVEGETDDAAINALRQQQQRNFLATLLLGQGTPMILGGDEIGRTQGGNNNAYCQDNEISWYDWASVDEDLLAFTRKVIALRKAHPSLHRRKFFSGRTIRGEDIRDIMWLRYDGQTMTDADWSNEQTQSLGLFLDGDGLDDVDAEGNPVHDDDLLLLLSSSYVDLPFRLPDLDSCDNWELLLDTSDDHAEERIKTGEETTLKARSVKLYRCVRN from the coding sequence ATGCCAACCATAGTCAGAACCTCTGAAAATTCTCAACCCTCCACCCGACTGCGTCCCGGCAGCCCCTACCCACTGGGGTCCACCTGGGACGGTAAGGGCACCAATTTTGCGCTGTACAGCGAGAACGCCAGTGGCGTGGAACTTTGCCTGTTCGATGATGCCGGCGAAGAAACCCGCTATCCGCTCACCGAACAGACCGCGTTCGTCTGGCACGGTTATCTGCCGAATATCGCGCCGGGCCAGAAGTACGGCTACCGCGTTTACGGTGAGTACGCCCCCGAACGCGGCCTGCGCTTCAACCCCAATGTGGTCTTGCTCGATCCCTACGCCAAGGCGCTGAGCGGCACCGAGGAATTCAACGAGGGCGTGTTTGGCTACGTCCCTGGCGGAGAAGACACGGTCATGCAGACCGAGGATCAGCGCGGCGCGCCGCTGGGCGTGGTGATCGATCCGGTGTTCAACTGGGTGGGCGACCGCAAGCCCAGCATCCCCTTTCACCAGTCGGTGATCTACGAGGCCCACGTCAAGGGTCTGACCATGACCCACCCCGACATCCCCGAAGCCCTGCGCGGCACCTACGCCGGTGTGGCCACGGAGCCAATGCTGGAGTATCTCAAGGACCTGGGGATCACCGCCATCGAGTTCCTGCCGGTGCATCAGCATCTGGACGATCCGTTCCTGCTGGACAAGGGCCTGACCAATTACTGGGGGTACAGCACGCTGTCCTTTTTCGCGCCGGACGTGCGCTACTCCGCCGAGGCGAAGAAGGGCAACCCGGCCGGGGCCGTGGCCGAGTTCAAGAATATGGTGCGCGCCCTGCACGACGCCGGGATTGAGGTCATTCTGGACGTGGTGTACAACCATACCGCCGAGGGCAATCACATGGGGCCGACGCTGAGTTTCAAGGGCATCGACAACCCCACCTACTACCGCCTGGTGGCCGAGAACCCGCGCTTCTATTTCGACTACACCGGCACCGGCAACAGCCTGAACGTGCGCCACCCCCAGACGCTGCAGCTGATCATGGACTCGCTGCGCTACTGGGTCACGGAAATGCATGTGGACGGCTTCCGCTTCGATCTGGCCTCCACGCTGGCCCGCGGGCTGCACGAGGTGGACCAGCTTTCAGGGTTCTTCACCATCATCCATCAGGACCCGATCATCTCCCAGGTCAAGCTGATCGCCGAACCGTGGGACGTGGGCGAGGGCGGCTATCAGGTGGGCAACTTCCCAGTCAACTGGGCCGAGTGGAACGGCATTTACCGCGACGACATGCGCGCCTTCTGGAAGGGCGAGGGTGGGCTGGCCTCTGAGATCGGCTACCGCCTGACCGGCTCGTCTGACCTGTACCAGAACGACGGACGCGCCCCCTACGCCTCGATAAACTTCGTGACCGCGCACGACGGCTTTACCCTGCGCGACAGCGTGACCTACGAGCACAAGCACAACGACGCCAACGGCGAGGGCAACAACGACGGCCACAACCACAACATCAGCTGGAACTGCGGTGTGGAGGGCGAGACCGACGACGCGGCCATCAATGCGCTGCGGCAACAGCAGCAGCGCAACTTCCTGGCCACCCTGCTGTTGGGCCAGGGCACCCCGATGATCCTGGGCGGCGACGAGATCGGGCGTACCCAGGGTGGCAACAACAACGCGTACTGCCAGGACAACGAGATCAGCTGGTACGACTGGGCCAGCGTGGACGAGGACTTGCTGGCCTTTACCAGGAAGGTGATCGCACTTCGTAAGGCGCACCCTTCACTGCACCGCCGCAAGTTCTTCTCCGGGCGCACCATCCGGGGCGAGGACATCCGCGACATCATGTGGCTGCGCTACGACGGCCAGACCATGACCGACGCCGACTGGAGCAACGAACAGACCCAGAGTCTGGGCCTGTTTCTGGACGGCGATGGCCTAGACGATGTCGATGCCGAGGGCAACCCGGTGCATGACGACGACCTGCTGCTGCTGCTCAGCAGTTCCTACGTGGATCTGCCGTTCCGCCTGCCGGACCTGGACAGTTGCGACAACTGGGAACTGCTGCTGGATACCTCTGACGACCATGCCGAGGAGCGCATTAAGACCGGCGAGGAGACCACCCTCAAAGCCCGGAGCGTGAAACTCTACCGCTGCGTCCGCAATTAA
- a CDS encoding ribonuclease HI, which yields MNHAYVDASWHELPDGSGVGGWGLVLRTPGSLAQRFQGRLVAPDNNAAELRAVLEAVRLAPAGEPLSVFTDNQAVIAAVSRGRGGQHLGDLAREVMDEAEGRGVTLRVGYTPRTRRHMLSAHHLANDARRGNGTPNLDLTQADVLIEQRPAMAEARVSLRRSGERVTAHVTLDPLSDVPPSAQALLAAVELAQPGESLLVRRASKVAQALWQRPERALRPDAQARLLSARQSAEDSGVRVEFLGVG from the coding sequence GTGAATCACGCCTACGTGGATGCCAGCTGGCACGAACTTCCGGATGGTTCCGGCGTGGGCGGCTGGGGGCTGGTGCTGCGGACGCCAGGGAGTCTGGCCCAACGTTTCCAGGGCCGCCTCGTCGCTCCCGACAACAACGCTGCAGAACTGCGTGCGGTGCTGGAGGCGGTGAGACTGGCCCCGGCGGGGGAACCGCTCAGCGTCTTCACCGACAATCAGGCGGTGATCGCCGCTGTCTCACGCGGGCGCGGGGGCCAGCATCTGGGCGATCTGGCGCGCGAGGTGATGGACGAGGCCGAGGGGCGTGGCGTGACGCTGCGGGTGGGATACACGCCGCGCACCCGGCGCCACATGCTCTCGGCCCACCATCTGGCGAACGACGCGCGGCGTGGCAATGGCACACCCAACCTGGACCTGACCCAGGCCGACGTTTTGATTGAGCAGCGCCCCGCCATGGCCGAGGCGCGCGTCAGCCTGCGCCGCAGCGGCGAGCGGGTTACGGCGCACGTCACCCTCGATCCCCTGTCGGATGTGCCGCCCAGCGCCCAGGCGTTGTTGGCGGCGGTGGAACTGGCCCAGCCCGGAGAATCGCTACTGGTTCGCCGCGCCAGCAAGGTGGCCCAGGCGTTGTGGCAGCGCCCCGAGCGCGCCCTGCGCCCGGATGCCCAAGCGCGGCTGCTCAGCGCCCGGCAATCGGCAGAGGACTCGGGCGTGCGGGTCGAGTTTCTGGGGGTGGGCTAG
- a CDS encoding alpha/beta hydrolase codes for MSWQPYAAQPDSTVTGTLLQWEGVGDANHAARTMLAWLPPSYASQPEKRYPVVYFHDGQNVFDAATSYNVSEWGADETLTMLAAEGLEAIAIGIPNGNERRYHEYSPVRHPGFPPEVPGGGGGDDYLAFLIETVKPLVDTHLRTLPDAKHTTLIGSSMGGLISLHGLLTRPDVFGGAGVMSPAFWACAGEAFGRVRSSPPIRGRMWLDIGGREGNDHPEQEQAYWNDAHAMRDLLLEKGLGERLHFQADPEGIHRETAWKVRLPGALRFLLQN; via the coding sequence ATGAGCTGGCAACCGTACGCCGCGCAGCCGGACAGCACCGTGACCGGAACGCTCCTCCAGTGGGAGGGGGTGGGTGACGCCAATCACGCCGCCCGCACCATGCTGGCCTGGCTGCCGCCCTCGTACGCATCGCAGCCGGAGAAGCGCTACCCGGTGGTCTATTTCCACGACGGTCAGAACGTGTTCGATGCGGCCACCAGCTACAACGTCAGCGAGTGGGGCGCCGATGAGACGCTGACGATGCTGGCCGCAGAGGGGCTGGAAGCCATTGCCATCGGCATTCCCAACGGGAATGAGCGGCGTTACCACGAGTACAGCCCGGTCCGCCATCCGGGCTTTCCGCCAGAGGTTCCCGGTGGGGGCGGAGGCGACGATTACCTCGCTTTCCTGATCGAGACCGTCAAGCCGCTGGTGGACACCCACCTGCGAACCCTGCCGGACGCCAAACACACCACCCTGATCGGCTCCAGCATGGGCGGCCTGATCAGCCTGCACGGCCTGCTGACGCGCCCGGACGTGTTTGGCGGTGCAGGCGTCATGAGTCCGGCGTTCTGGGCTTGCGCGGGCGAGGCGTTCGGGCGGGTGCGGAGCAGCCCGCCGATCAGGGGCAGGATGTGGCTGGACATCGGCGGCAGGGAAGGCAACGATCATCCGGAGCAGGAACAGGCGTACTGGAACGACGCCCATGCCATGCGCGATCTGCTGCTGGAAAAGGGCCTGGGCGAGCGTCTGCACTTTCAGGCGGACCCAGAAGGAATCCACCGCGAAACGGCGTGGAAGGTGCGGCTGCCAGGGGCGCTCCGGTTCCTTCTTCAAAACTAG
- the aroQ gene encoding type II 3-dehydroquinate dehydratase yields MLLILNGPNLNRLGLREPGVYGSQTIEDLERQCEAWGAELGKAVTCRQSNYEGQLLEWIQEAQEQGFSGIVINPGALTHYSYALRDAISGQPLPVVEVHISNVDAREEFRHRSVTAAVCRGKISGLGFLGYRLGMEYLIDRENGVGA; encoded by the coding sequence ATGCTGCTGATCCTCAACGGCCCCAACCTCAACCGCCTGGGCCTGCGTGAACCGGGTGTGTACGGCTCGCAGACCATCGAGGATCTGGAGCGCCAGTGCGAGGCCTGGGGTGCGGAGCTGGGTAAGGCCGTCACCTGCCGCCAGAGCAATTACGAGGGCCAGCTCCTCGAATGGATTCAGGAGGCACAGGAACAGGGCTTTTCCGGCATCGTGATCAACCCTGGCGCGCTGACGCACTACAGCTACGCCCTGCGCGACGCCATCTCGGGCCAGCCGCTGCCCGTGGTAGAAGTGCATATCAGCAACGTGGACGCCCGCGAGGAATTCCGGCACAGATCCGTGACGGCGGCCGTCTGCCGGGGCAAGATCAGCGGTCTGGGTTTTCTGGGATACCGTCTTGGCATGGAGTACCTGATCGACAGGGAGAATGGGGTGGGCGCATGA
- the aroB gene encoding 3-dehydroquinate synthase has translation MRRIEVGGPQAYGVEIGSGLLSRLQVPQRHIALIHPADLPAQFVEAVRASLSPTVTIEVPARDDCKTLEVLGSVLSRLAAANIPRDGAVVGLGGGAATDLAGFAAASYLRGVAFYTLPTTLLGMVDAAVGGKTGVNLPEGKNLVGAFHPPRAVWCDTDTLTTLPDAVFREGAAEAYKHGLISDPSLLERVLSPQFKPGGMNLEDTLADAIAVKAGVVTRDPTEQGERAYLNFGHTLAHALEAVTNHAVTHGEAVGYGMHYAALLSHAVGGADLTPHTLAFLNWQRPAPLFRLTFEDVMPYMARDKKADSQGVRFVLLHELARPYLARVPEGVLREVFGEWQAQVALLSARA, from the coding sequence GTGCGACGGATTGAGGTCGGCGGGCCGCAGGCGTATGGGGTGGAGATTGGCTCAGGCCTATTGTCTCGACTGCAGGTTCCGCAACGCCACATCGCGCTGATTCATCCGGCAGACCTTCCAGCACAGTTCGTGGAGGCGGTACGGGCCAGCCTCTCCCCCACTGTGACCATCGAGGTACCTGCGCGCGACGACTGCAAAACGCTTGAGGTGCTGGGCAGCGTGCTGTCCCGGCTGGCTGCCGCCAACATCCCCCGCGACGGGGCGGTCGTGGGTCTGGGCGGCGGCGCGGCCACCGATTTGGCGGGCTTCGCGGCGGCCAGCTATCTGCGCGGCGTGGCCTTCTACACGCTCCCCACGACGCTGCTGGGCATGGTCGACGCGGCAGTGGGGGGCAAAACCGGTGTCAACCTGCCCGAGGGCAAGAATCTGGTGGGCGCTTTTCATCCCCCAAGAGCGGTATGGTGTGACACCGACACACTCACAACGCTGCCCGACGCCGTATTCCGCGAGGGCGCTGCTGAGGCCTACAAGCATGGTCTGATTTCGGACCCCAGTTTGCTGGAGCGTGTTCTCTCGCCCCAGTTCAAACCCGGCGGCATGAATCTCGAAGACACCCTGGCCGATGCCATTGCCGTGAAAGCCGGCGTCGTGACCCGTGACCCCACTGAGCAGGGTGAGCGGGCGTATCTGAACTTCGGCCACACGCTGGCGCACGCGCTGGAGGCGGTGACCAATCACGCGGTCACGCACGGCGAGGCTGTGGGTTACGGGATGCATTACGCTGCGCTGCTGTCCCACGCAGTGGGCGGTGCGGACCTGACGCCGCACACGTTGGCTTTTCTGAACTGGCAGCGGCCTGCGCCCCTGTTCCGTCTCACCTTCGAGGACGTGATGCCATACATGGCCCGCGACAAGAAGGCCGACTCACAGGGCGTACGCTTCGTGCTGCTGCATGAACTGGCGCGTCCTTATCTGGCCCGCGTGCCGGAAGGGGTTCTGCGGGAGGTGTTCGGGGAGTGGCAGGCGCAGGTAGCCCTCCTCTCAGCCAGGGCGTAG
- a CDS encoding shikimate kinase, with amino-acid sequence MWSTGLIERPVDWVALAGFMGTGKSRVGWELSRALALHFVDTDKLITRVVGKSIPEVFEQEGEGYFRSCEAEVVRRVSRLEHAVISLGGGTFIHEANRRTLLERGPVVVLWATPETVYQRTKHSDRPLLRAEDPLGRIRSLMDEREGVYRQGTIHVHSDGRPSEEIVEEIIERLWNWSDAAHAWAEAPEALADRATD; translated from the coding sequence ATGTGGAGTACGGGCCTGATCGAACGCCCAGTCGACTGGGTGGCGCTGGCTGGCTTCATGGGGACTGGAAAGAGCCGGGTGGGCTGGGAGCTGTCGCGCGCCCTGGCACTGCATTTCGTGGACACCGACAAGCTGATCACGCGGGTGGTGGGCAAGAGCATCCCCGAGGTGTTTGAACAGGAGGGCGAGGGCTACTTCCGCTCCTGCGAGGCCGAGGTGGTGCGCCGCGTCTCCCGGCTGGAACACGCCGTCATCAGCCTGGGCGGCGGCACGTTCATTCATGAGGCCAACCGCCGCACGCTGCTGGAACGTGGCCCGGTGGTGGTTCTGTGGGCCACGCCCGAAACCGTGTACCAGCGCACCAAGCACAGTGACCGCCCGCTGCTGCGCGCCGAGGACCCCCTGGGCCGCATCCGCAGCCTGATGGACGAGCGCGAGGGCGTGTATCGCCAGGGCACCATCCACGTTCACAGCGATGGCCGGCCCTCTGAGGAAATCGTGGAGGAGATCATCGAGCGCCTCTGGAACTGGTCCGACGCTGCCCACGCCTGGGCCGAGGCCCCCGAAGCGTTGGCGGACCGTGCGACGGATTGA
- the aroC gene encoding chorismate synthase — protein MRYLTAGESHGPQLTAIIEGVPSGLPLGKGDIDPWLRRRQGGYGRGRRMVIETDEAAILSGVRAGRTTGAPIALVIENRDHRNWTEIMSPEPGGEPRKKALTDARPGHADLTGGIKYRHKDLRDVLERASARETAARVAVGSVALKLLEELGIQGANYVSSLAGIETKQDFSWDALDAIEDSDLRTPDADAAERMRERIDAAKKDGDTLGGILEVRFRGLPVGLGSFVHWDRKLDGRIAQACLSVQAMKGVEIGRAFDNALKAGSGVHDAIHYRDGTYARDTNGAGGLEAGMTNGEELVVRVAMKPIATLMKPLPTVNVVSHEASDAARERSDTTAVPAAGVILQCVIGLVIADAIQEKFGGDTLSELQERVAAARAYAQSY, from the coding sequence ATGAGGTATCTGACCGCTGGAGAATCGCACGGGCCGCAACTGACGGCCATCATCGAGGGGGTGCCGTCGGGACTGCCGCTGGGCAAGGGCGACATTGACCCGTGGCTGCGGCGGAGGCAGGGCGGCTACGGGCGTGGGCGGCGCATGGTGATCGAGACCGATGAGGCGGCAATCCTGAGTGGCGTGCGGGCAGGGCGCACCACTGGAGCGCCGATTGCGCTGGTGATCGAAAACAGGGACCATCGCAACTGGACCGAGATCATGTCGCCGGAACCGGGCGGGGAGCCGCGCAAGAAAGCCCTCACCGACGCCCGCCCCGGCCACGCGGACCTGACCGGCGGGATCAAGTACCGTCACAAGGACCTGCGCGACGTGCTGGAACGCGCCAGCGCCCGCGAAACAGCGGCCAGGGTGGCGGTGGGCAGCGTGGCCCTGAAGCTGCTGGAGGAGCTGGGCATCCAGGGCGCGAACTACGTGTCCAGTCTGGCCGGAATCGAGACGAAACAGGATTTCAGCTGGGACGCGCTGGACGCCATTGAGGACAGCGACCTGCGAACGCCCGACGCTGACGCCGCTGAGAGAATGCGCGAACGGATCGACGCGGCCAAGAAGGACGGCGACACGCTGGGCGGCATCCTGGAGGTGCGCTTCCGCGGGCTGCCAGTGGGCCTGGGCAGCTTTGTCCACTGGGACCGCAAGCTCGACGGACGCATCGCGCAGGCGTGTCTGAGCGTGCAGGCCATGAAAGGTGTGGAGATTGGGCGGGCCTTCGACAACGCCCTGAAGGCCGGCAGCGGCGTGCACGACGCCATCCATTATCGTGACGGCACCTACGCCCGCGACACCAATGGGGCGGGGGGCCTGGAGGCGGGCATGACCAACGGCGAGGAACTGGTCGTCCGCGTGGCGATGAAGCCGATTGCCACCCTGATGAAGCCGCTCCCTACCGTCAACGTCGTGTCGCATGAGGCGTCGGACGCGGCCCGTGAGCGCAGCGACACCACCGCCGTGCCTGCTGCCGGAGTCATCCTGCAATGCGTGATCGGCCTGGTCATCGCAGACGCTATTCAGGAGAAATTCGGCGGCGACACCCTGAGCGAGTTGCAGGAGCGGGTGGCGGCGGCGCGCGCCTACGCGCAGTCGTACTAG
- a CDS encoding secretin N-terminal domain-containing protein yields the protein MMNRYALLLTAALGMAAAQTAPAQTVPATPSNATPKPAISASPAQTIVSDPQLSVAKVTFEVRRAGSDLASMLVALAMSAGYEIIIEPSVDGVLLANSVAAPTGAAATGMGNVVSYSFKDKPFNEVWPLVLDIYGLSYESLGIGGKTVLRVGIKPIQKIVKLPASLSAADTERQLKLSFGSLRKITSSQTNAAPAGANVAGAQATTTEASQEEIVLDSPTMRIVAEPASNSVIIRGTNQEVAQVERLLSQIIAAQASAPAVVKPTPIPNVQRVYSVNGRQEDVVGLLGAQYPGLKVSAMGTTGQVVVSGPEDQLGEAFKLLAQVDRPVSVALDPKTSVQVYSAKGKSEDVTKFLAAQYPGLKVTPIGTTERLVISGAQDQLSAALALLGQVDQPAPVAASTVQRVFTLINASAEEVKATLEGTLARDVTPNTLTPNATLINPITGQPYTSGPVANAPLQSQAAGTAGTDSAATTQAATIIADKRTNTVIVRGTVAQVEQVAQLIPQLDQKVPQINVQVRIQEITESAGRSLGIDWKVGFGGFTVSAGGGGLGAAFNPTQSLMGFNLGATLNTLQNQGLSKSVYDGAITMQSGQRSLGSAGQTQNASADAAATIKSGGRLEINIPSAAANVPGIQKQIDYGVNLDFYNPQVAPDGSITMRVRGQVNDLTTAITASTVPNLLQFTNSEAQTTLTFKSGETLLLSGLLKTRETRNNDGVPFLSSIPVIGGLFGKETTKKEQTQLLVVITGNIVK from the coding sequence ATGATGAACCGTTATGCCCTCCTGCTGACCGCCGCGCTCGGCATGGCCGCCGCGCAGACCGCCCCCGCCCAGACTGTTCCCGCCACGCCTAGTAACGCCACTCCCAAACCCGCCATCAGCGCCAGCCCCGCACAGACCATCGTCTCCGACCCTCAGCTTTCGGTCGCCAAGGTCACCTTCGAAGTCCGCCGTGCGGGCAGCGATCTAGCCTCCATGCTCGTCGCCCTGGCCATGAGCGCGGGGTACGAGATCATCATCGAACCCTCGGTGGACGGCGTGTTGCTGGCCAACAGTGTCGCGGCGCCCACCGGCGCTGCAGCGACGGGCATGGGCAACGTCGTGTCCTACTCGTTCAAAGACAAGCCCTTCAACGAGGTCTGGCCCCTGGTGCTGGACATCTACGGCCTGAGCTACGAGTCGCTGGGCATTGGCGGCAAGACTGTGCTGCGGGTGGGCATCAAGCCTATCCAGAAGATTGTCAAACTGCCCGCCAGCCTGAGCGCCGCCGACACCGAGCGCCAGCTCAAGCTGTCCTTCGGGAGCCTGCGCAAGATCACGAGCAGCCAGACCAATGCGGCTCCGGCGGGAGCCAACGTTGCCGGAGCGCAGGCCACCACCACTGAGGCCAGCCAGGAGGAAATCGTATTGGATTCGCCCACCATGCGGATCGTCGCCGAGCCGGCCTCGAACAGCGTGATCATCCGGGGCACCAACCAGGAAGTGGCCCAGGTCGAGCGACTGCTCTCGCAGATCATCGCCGCCCAGGCGTCGGCCCCCGCCGTGGTCAAGCCCACCCCGATTCCCAATGTCCAGCGGGTGTACAGCGTCAATGGCCGTCAGGAAGACGTGGTGGGCCTGCTGGGCGCGCAGTACCCTGGCCTCAAGGTGTCTGCAATGGGCACCACCGGACAGGTGGTCGTCAGCGGCCCTGAGGACCAGCTGGGGGAAGCCTTCAAGTTGCTGGCTCAGGTCGACCGCCCTGTCAGCGTCGCCCTGGACCCCAAGACGTCGGTCCAGGTCTACTCCGCCAAAGGAAAATCCGAAGACGTGACCAAGTTCCTGGCCGCGCAGTATCCGGGCCTCAAAGTCACGCCCATCGGCACCACCGAGAGGCTGGTGATTAGCGGGGCCCAGGATCAGCTCAGCGCCGCGCTGGCCCTGCTGGGTCAGGTGGATCAGCCCGCGCCGGTGGCTGCCAGCACCGTGCAGCGCGTCTTCACGCTGATCAATGCCAGCGCCGAGGAAGTGAAGGCCACTCTGGAAGGCACTCTGGCGCGGGACGTGACCCCGAACACCCTGACCCCCAACGCCACCTTGATTAACCCGATCACCGGGCAGCCCTACACCAGCGGTCCCGTCGCTAATGCTCCGCTGCAATCCCAGGCCGCGGGAACCGCTGGGACAGACAGCGCGGCCACCACCCAGGCCGCCACCATCATCGCCGACAAGCGCACCAACACCGTAATCGTGCGCGGCACAGTGGCCCAGGTCGAGCAGGTGGCCCAGCTGATTCCTCAGCTGGACCAGAAAGTGCCGCAGATCAACGTGCAGGTCCGCATTCAGGAAATCACCGAATCGGCAGGCCGTAGCCTGGGCATTGACTGGAAGGTAGGCTTTGGCGGCTTCACTGTCTCAGCGGGGGGCGGTGGCCTGGGCGCAGCCTTCAATCCCACCCAGAGCCTGATGGGCTTTAACCTGGGCGCGACCCTGAACACCCTGCAGAACCAGGGCCTGTCCAAGAGCGTTTACGACGGCGCGATCACCATGCAGAGCGGCCAGCGTTCGCTGGGCAGCGCGGGTCAGACCCAGAACGCCTCCGCTGACGCGGCAGCCACCATCAAGTCCGGCGGACGGCTGGAGATCAACATTCCCTCGGCGGCCGCCAACGTCCCTGGGATTCAGAAGCAGATCGACTACGGCGTGAACCTGGACTTCTACAACCCCCAGGTGGCACCAGACGGCTCGATCACCATGCGCGTACGCGGCCAGGTCAACGATCTGACTACCGCCATCACCGCCTCGACCGTGCCCAACCTGCTGCAGTTCACCAACAGCGAAGCGCAGACCACCCTGACCTTCAAGAGCGGTGAGACGCTGCTCCTAAGCGGCCTGCTCAAGACCAGAGAAACCCGCAACAACGACGGCGTGCCCTTCCTGTCGAGCATTCCCGTGATCGGCGGCCTGTTCGGCAAGGAAACCACCAAGAAAGAGCAGACCCAGCTGCTGGTGGTCATTACCGGAAACATCGTCAAGTAA
- a CDS encoding type 4a pilus biogenesis protein PilO: MSTKLSPRNLFLIVLAVCMLVLALWFVLRFQPRQQQITDLQGQLEPLQTRVTLMRSASQGLPALRERVAELRTDQQEFLTALPSAANFGAVLDELRRTTAATGATLNTFSVQGGGAATGLPGGVRPIGLNVGMSGKFTQIFETLRALETAGRFTTVSNVALQLPSATSFDPELEGTLGLTVYTFDPAQASAQATDDPQAPAAAPSDPGGTQ, translated from the coding sequence GTGTCAACTAAACTCTCTCCCCGAAATCTGTTTCTAATCGTACTGGCCGTCTGTATGCTGGTGCTCGCATTGTGGTTCGTCCTGCGCTTCCAGCCCCGGCAGCAGCAGATCACGGATCTGCAAGGCCAGCTTGAACCCCTCCAGACCCGCGTGACCCTCATGCGTTCGGCGTCCCAGGGGCTGCCCGCACTGCGTGAACGTGTCGCCGAATTGCGCACAGACCAGCAAGAATTCCTGACGGCTCTGCCCAGCGCCGCCAACTTCGGCGCGGTCCTCGATGAACTGCGCCGCACCACGGCGGCCACCGGGGCCACCCTCAACACCTTCTCGGTCCAGGGTGGCGGCGCGGCCACCGGACTGCCCGGCGGCGTGCGGCCCATCGGCCTGAACGTGGGCATGAGCGGTAAGTTCACCCAGATCTTCGAGACCCTGCGCGCCCTGGAAACCGCCGGCCGCTTCACCACCGTCAGCAACGTGGCACTGCAGCTGCCCAGTGCGACCAGCTTTGATCCTGAACTGGAAGGCACCCTGGGCCTGACCGTGTACACCTTTGACCCGGCCCAGGCCAGCGCGCAGGCCACGGACGATCCACAGGCGCCTGCCGCAGCGCCCAGTGACCCAGGAGGAACCCAGTGA
- a CDS encoding fimbrial assembly protein gives MVEINLLPAQYRKQSAPSAWRYATYALVPLTVAAILIPEVVTATRVGDLNRELDALNGEVAALTPAKQEFDTLTAEARSLEQVTAIAEQLKTGKTYWTNDLATFTEQLPGDSSVAVNSLSIRAMDANNLSSLQQGGIYTGKAVTREIDVSGTASSQEAVVNFLKLYENSPNFGVNFKSLQSAAQDKLAQGGSVEAKPQYTFTASIGIVGAPPAGEETPAAALQPAPGTASAAPAASPAQGAGSVN, from the coding sequence GTGGTTGAAATCAACCTGCTCCCCGCCCAGTACCGTAAGCAATCCGCACCCAGCGCGTGGCGTTACGCCACCTACGCCCTCGTCCCACTGACGGTGGCCGCCATCCTGATTCCTGAGGTCGTCACGGCCACCCGCGTCGGCGACCTGAACCGCGAACTTGATGCCCTCAACGGCGAGGTGGCCGCCCTGACCCCGGCCAAGCAGGAATTCGACACCCTGACGGCCGAGGCCCGGTCACTGGAGCAGGTCACGGCCATCGCCGAGCAGCTCAAGACCGGCAAGACGTACTGGACCAACGATCTGGCCACCTTCACCGAGCAGCTCCCCGGCGACAGCAGCGTGGCCGTCAATTCACTGAGTATTCGGGCAATGGACGCCAATAACCTCAGCAGCTTGCAGCAGGGCGGCATCTATACGGGCAAGGCCGTCACGCGTGAGATCGACGTGAGCGGCACGGCCAGCAGTCAGGAGGCCGTCGTGAACTTCCTGAAGCTCTACGAGAACAGTCCCAATTTTGGCGTCAACTTCAAGTCGTTGCAGAGCGCCGCTCAGGACAAGCTGGCCCAGGGCGGCAGCGTGGAAGCCAAACCGCAATACACCTTCACGGCCAGCATCGGAATCGTGGGCGCCCCACCTGCCGGCGAAGAAACCCCGGCTGCGGCCTTGCAGCCTGCTCCCGGAACGGCCTCTGCCGCGCCAGCAGCCTCGCCGGCACAAGGAGCGGGCAGTGTCAACTAA